One Vigna unguiculata cultivar IT97K-499-35 chromosome 7, ASM411807v1, whole genome shotgun sequence genomic region harbors:
- the LOC114190467 gene encoding monooxygenase 2-like, with protein sequence MESSVVENIVIVGAGIAGLATSLALHRLGVRSLVLEYSDSLRVTGFGLTTWTNAWKALDALGVGDILRNQHLQLQRNVTTSLSLGQQTSSLSLIGTGKHGDGEVRCVRRQLMIEALGNELPSGTIRFSSKVVAIQESGFFKIVHLADGTTIKTKVLVGCDGINSVVAKWLGFKEASFTGRYVIRGDIKLTNKHGLQPNFMHFFGEGFRSGVLPCDDKTVYWFFTWTPTTEEKELVNNPAKMKRLVLNKFEKMPSDIRCFIEKTETEDILTSPLRYRHQWELVLGNISKGNVCVVGDAFHPMAPDLGQGGCCSLEDGIVLGRYLAQAFCKKGESEEQYKEIEASLRKYAKERRWRSIDISVTSYVLGLLLQGDLKLVAHVRDKVLPHFLAELLLKKSDFDCGKLNTSD encoded by the exons ATGGAATCATCAGTGGTTGAAAACATTGTGATTGTGGGAGCTGGAATTGCTGGTCTTGCAACATCCTTGGCACTTCACAG GTTGGGTGTGAGAAGTTTGGTGTTGGAATATTCGGATAGTTTAAGGGTCACTGGATTTGGTTTAACAACATGGACAAATGCTTGGAAAGCCTTGGATGCTCTTGGTGTCGGAGACATTCTTCGTAACCAACATCTCCAACTACAACg GAATGTTACAACATCTTTGAGTCTGGGGCAGCAAACATCAAGCTTGAGCCTCATTGGAACAGGAAAACA CGGAGACGGTGAAGTTCGATGTGTTCGGAGACAATTAATGATCGAAGCACTTGGTAACGAACTTCCAAGTGGGACGATTAGGTTCTCGTCAAAGGTTGTCGCAATTCAAGAATCTGGGTTCTTCAAGATAGTGCATCTTGCTGATGGAACAACCATAAAAACCAAG GTATTGGTTGGGTGTGATGGAATAAACTCTGTGGTGGCGAAATGGCTGGGCTTCAAGGAGGCATCTTTTACCGGGAGATACGTGATCAGGGGTGACATAAAGTTGACCAACAAACATGGCCTTCAACCAAATTTCATGCACTTCTTTGGAGAAGGCTTTCGATCGGGTGTTCTACCTTGTGATGACAAAACTGTGTATTGGTTTTTCACTTGGACTCCCACCACTGAAG AGAAGGAGCTAGTGAACAACCCAGCCAAAATGAAGAGATTGGTGTTGAACAAGTTTGAGAAGATGCCGAGTGATATAAGATGCTTTATAGAGAAAACAGAAACAGAAGATATCTTAACATCTCCATTGAGATATAGGCACCAGTGGGAGCTTGTGTTAGGAAATATCAGCAAAGGCAATGTTTGTGTTGTTGGAGATGCTTTTCACCCCATGGCACCTGACCTAGGTCAAGGTGGATGTTGTTCCTTGGAAGATGGGATTGTGTTAGGAAGATACTTAGCTCAGGCATTCTGCAAAAAAGGTGAGAGTGAGGAGCAATACAAGGAAATTGAAGCTAGCTTGAGGAAATATGCCAAAGAGAGAAGATGGAGAAGCATCGATATCAGTGTTACATCTTATGTTCTGGGGCTTCTTCTGCAAGGTGATTTGAAATTGGTGGCACATGTCAGGGACAAAGTTTTGCCTCACTTCTTAGCTGAGTTGTTGTTGAAGAAGTCAGATTTTGATTGTGGAAAACTCAACACCTCTGATTAA